In Halapricum desulfuricans, a single window of DNA contains:
- a CDS encoding FAD synthase produces MTRVVAQGTFDILHPGHLHYLREAASFGSELHVIVARRENITHKDPPIVPDRQRQAMVEALDPVDEARLGHTEDIFVPIERIDPDVIVLGHDQHHDEAAIADALAIRGIDCTVERASALESTDDERLLSTGQIIDRILEQRC; encoded by the coding sequence TTGACGCGAGTCGTCGCTCAGGGCACTTTCGACATCCTCCATCCCGGCCACCTGCACTACCTCCGGGAGGCGGCCTCGTTCGGCTCCGAGTTGCACGTCATCGTCGCGCGCCGGGAGAACATCACCCACAAAGACCCGCCGATCGTCCCGGACCGCCAGCGACAGGCGATGGTCGAAGCGCTCGACCCCGTCGACGAGGCGCGTCTCGGCCACACCGAGGACATCTTCGTGCCGATCGAGCGGATCGATCCCGACGTGATCGTTCTCGGTCACGACCAGCATCACGACGAAGCCGCCATCGCGGACGCGCTCGCGATCCGCGGGATCGACTGTACGGTCGAACGGGCGAGCGCGCTCGAATCCACTGACGACGAGCGACTTCTCTCTACGGGTCAGATCATCGACCGGATCCTCGAGCAGCGGTGTTGA
- a CDS encoding DUF309 domain-containing protein gives MDAHLRAGIAIYNEGYYHAAHDAWEEHWLTLSTGPDKDFLQGLIQYTAAVYHTTTGNWLGTRKLARKAQTYLEGLGERYRGVDLRSVRLHLRALEREPERVGRESPPAIEHEGRALGFEVLGFEATAVAATVLAEEWGYDEDAFERAAEYARSDVESGYETSPFVALLFDFVREGDRREPSDRASGETASREGDRREPSDGAGDAGAEQVDHRDIIAQRLGEHVDRRGSRESDVSGLF, from the coding sequence ATGGACGCACATCTCCGGGCCGGGATCGCGATCTACAACGAGGGGTACTACCACGCCGCCCACGACGCTTGGGAGGAACACTGGCTGACGTTGTCGACGGGCCCGGACAAGGACTTCCTGCAGGGGTTGATCCAGTACACGGCCGCGGTCTATCACACGACGACCGGCAACTGGCTCGGGACACGGAAGCTTGCGAGGAAGGCACAGACCTATCTCGAGGGGCTCGGAGAGCGGTATCGGGGCGTCGACCTGCGGTCGGTCCGGTTGCATCTCCGCGCGCTCGAACGGGAGCCCGAGCGGGTCGGCCGCGAGTCGCCGCCGGCGATCGAACACGAGGGTCGAGCGCTCGGTTTCGAGGTGCTCGGCTTCGAGGCGACCGCCGTCGCGGCGACAGTGCTCGCCGAGGAGTGGGGATACGACGAGGACGCCTTCGAGCGGGCCGCCGAGTACGCCCGCAGCGACGTCGAGAGCGGCTACGAGACGAGCCCGTTTGTGGCGTTACTGTTCGATTTTGTACGCGAGGGCGACCGCAGGGAGCCCTCGGATAGAGCGAGCGGTGAAACCGCGAGCCGCGAGGGCGACCGCAGGGAGCCCTCGGACGGTGCGGGCGATGCCGGCGCCGAGCAGGTGGACCACCGAGACATCATCGCACAGCGGCTCGGCGAACACGTCGATCGTCGCGGAAGTCGCGAAAGCGACGTCAGCGGATTGTTCTAG
- a CDS encoding MBL fold metallo-hydrolase has translation MPVTHDGLTIEWLGYATVRLESKDGTVVYLDPGRYGVLTGDWEPDTPGVAHPPSRDYRPEDGDIVCVTHVHHYDPDGIDRVADEDATVIAFEGMDVRGSRRDLPRLADLEYEVRTVDAESDLVVAGVPIWTLPAYNEPDGPHTRPDGSPFHPEGRGCGFLLSIDGTRVCWPGDTDVLDGHAELEVDVFLPPIGGAFTMDRSEAATLAVELDPELVVPIHYNTFAALETDHEAFASELDDADVSVALDT, from the coding sequence ATGCCAGTCACCCACGACGGACTCACCATCGAGTGGCTCGGGTACGCGACGGTACGGCTCGAATCGAAAGACGGGACGGTCGTCTATCTCGATCCCGGTCGCTACGGCGTGCTCACCGGCGACTGGGAGCCGGACACGCCGGGTGTGGCCCACCCGCCGAGCCGCGACTACCGACCCGAGGACGGCGACATCGTCTGTGTCACGCACGTCCATCACTACGACCCGGACGGGATCGACCGGGTCGCGGACGAGGACGCCACAGTCATCGCCTTCGAGGGGATGGACGTCCGGGGGTCGCGGCGCGACCTCCCGCGGCTGGCCGATCTCGAGTACGAGGTTCGGACCGTCGACGCCGAGTCCGATCTCGTCGTGGCTGGCGTACCGATCTGGACGCTCCCCGCCTACAACGAACCCGACGGCCCGCACACCCGCCCCGACGGCTCGCCGTTCCATCCGGAGGGGCGGGGCTGTGGCTTCCTGCTCTCGATCGACGGGACTCGCGTCTGCTGGCCCGGCGACACCGACGTGCTTGACGGCCACGCCGAGCTCGAAGTCGACGTGTTCCTCCCGCCGATCGGCGGGGCGTTCACGATGGATCGCTCCGAGGCCGCAACACTCGCCGTCGAGCTGGACCCCGAACTGGTCGTCCCGATCCACTACAACACTTTCGCGGCACTGGAAACCGACCACGAGGCGTTCGCGTCCGAACTGGACGACGCCGACGTGTCGGTCGCGCTCGACACGTAG
- the ligA gene encoding ATP-dependent DNA ligase LigA, whose product MDFAAFADRAAAIEAESADTVITERVGELLADAGSELPIVVRFLQGRMFPAHDSRTLDIGPALCYEAIARAAGRNVAAEDVESRLADRGEIGAVAASYDFGGQQGLGAFTGSDDGGLTVAEVDEDLRAVAAATGDGSRDTKRDLLFGLFNRSSPEEARYLARLVLGEMRIGVGGGTVRDAIAGAFDVSVEAVERALQVTNDYGLVADIAREDGDDGLETLGLEIGRPVQAMLAQTGTVTGALEDWGTAAVEVKYDGARVQVHYDGESVRLFSRNMEEVTDPLPEVVAFLERELDAPAILDGEVVAVDEDGDPLPFQEVLRRFRRKHDVARAREDVTVRLRAFDCLHADGADLLDAPLRDRRDRLETVLGSGVSEWWLADDAEAIADIEAETLEAGHEGIMLKDPESTYSPGRRGKHWRKRKPDVETLDLVVTGAEWGEGRRAELLGTFEVSVRTPDGYAPVGNVATGITDERLEALTERLEPHVRSEDGVAVDLEPAVVFEVGYEELQASNTYDSGYALRFPRFLGVREDKAPEDADTLDRVRRLADAQ is encoded by the coding sequence ATGGACTTCGCCGCGTTCGCCGACCGGGCAGCAGCGATCGAAGCCGAAAGCGCCGACACGGTGATCACCGAACGCGTCGGCGAACTGCTGGCCGACGCCGGCTCGGAGTTGCCGATAGTCGTCCGCTTCCTGCAGGGCCGGATGTTTCCCGCTCACGACTCCCGAACGCTCGATATCGGGCCCGCGCTGTGTTACGAGGCGATCGCCCGGGCGGCCGGGCGGAACGTCGCCGCCGAGGACGTCGAATCGAGACTCGCCGACCGCGGCGAGATCGGGGCCGTCGCGGCAAGCTACGACTTCGGCGGCCAGCAGGGGCTGGGGGCCTTCACCGGCAGCGACGACGGCGGGCTGACCGTCGCCGAGGTGGACGAGGACCTCCGTGCGGTCGCCGCCGCGACGGGCGACGGCAGCCGGGACACCAAGCGCGATCTCCTGTTCGGGCTGTTCAACCGTTCGAGCCCCGAGGAGGCGCGCTATCTCGCGCGGCTCGTCCTCGGAGAGATGCGGATCGGCGTCGGCGGCGGGACGGTCCGGGACGCCATCGCCGGGGCCTTCGACGTGTCGGTCGAGGCGGTCGAGCGGGCGCTACAGGTCACCAACGACTACGGGCTCGTCGCCGACATCGCACGCGAGGACGGCGACGACGGGCTCGAAACACTGGGCCTCGAGATCGGCCGGCCCGTGCAGGCGATGCTCGCACAGACCGGAACGGTCACCGGCGCGCTGGAGGACTGGGGGACGGCCGCGGTCGAAGTCAAATACGACGGGGCGCGCGTCCAGGTACACTACGACGGCGAGAGCGTCCGGCTGTTCTCGCGAAACATGGAGGAGGTGACCGACCCGCTTCCGGAAGTCGTCGCCTTCCTCGAACGCGAACTGGACGCTCCGGCGATCCTCGACGGCGAGGTCGTCGCGGTCGACGAGGACGGCGACCCGCTCCCCTTTCAGGAGGTGCTTCGGCGCTTCCGCCGGAAACACGACGTCGCCAGGGCCCGCGAGGACGTCACGGTTCGACTGCGGGCGTTCGACTGCCTGCACGCAGACGGGGCGGACCTGCTCGACGCGCCGCTCCGGGACCGCCGGGATCGGCTCGAAACGGTGCTCGGGTCGGGAGTCTCGGAGTGGTGGCTCGCCGACGACGCCGAAGCGATCGCCGACATCGAGGCCGAAACCCTGGAGGCGGGTCACGAGGGGATCATGCTCAAAGACCCCGAATCGACGTATTCGCCGGGCCGTCGGGGCAAACACTGGCGCAAGCGCAAACCCGACGTGGAGACGCTCGATCTGGTCGTGACGGGCGCGGAGTGGGGCGAAGGTCGCCGCGCGGAACTGCTCGGCACGTTCGAGGTCTCGGTTCGCACGCCCGACGGCTACGCGCCGGTCGGCAACGTCGCGACGGGAATCACCGACGAGCGACTCGAAGCGCTGACCGAGCGCCTCGAACCCCACGTTCGAAGCGAGGACGGCGTCGCAGTCGATCTCGAACCCGCGGTCGTCTTCGAGGTCGGCTACGAGGAGTTGCAGGCCTCGAACACATACGACTCGGGCTACGCACTGCGGTTCCCCCGGTTTCTCGGCGTCCGCGAGGACAAAGCCCCCGAGGACGCCGACACGCTCGATCGCGTCCGGCGACTTGCCGACGCACAGTAG
- a CDS encoding type II secretion system F family protein gives MEPIQLLPLGIVTALVGLVSLVFVSSGVSGFLSRVSRLAFDRFVVDSAERKRSLEAAHVDQTYRIYATRTYLYVLVAGLVGGTVGVYLVAGTLVVLPAVAATLAQLPSVMGEALGDPNLVIELSPLARDLLYAGGGIAVGSLAATLAYVFRWQIPQSDAEVRRRGINEALPRTVAFMYALSRGGTTFPTVMRTLGNNEEIYGDAAAEIEVGVRQMDLFNVDVISVLRRIAYRTPSEKWKTFTENLASILQSGQSLPTFLQSQYERYQEEAEQRQNEILELLATIAEAYVTVLVAGMLFLVTILLVFGLTTTDTLPFIKMIAYLIIPLANAGFMLFLMQKLEQLGIARESGVAQLESDDESTRALEASSAGKPRSKAVPETPTASADGGANAAVRSNLAQLRLYDRASRLKEIFAAPLQTIVWHPTHLLYVTVPLALLWVVFRMPDVLAGSGISVRVLDDVLIQAGLFVLGTFAVVREIYKRRIDRIEAATPELLERLASLNEAGMSVVESLDRVRDSDLGALSDEVDRIWSDVEMGANVQAALIRFGRRVRTTSIARVVTLLTNAMHASGKIGPVLRIAATQSRSDLRMRRRRRQQMFTYLVVIYISFFVFLVIIIAVQEVLIPALPESVQTPEGPNRLGVNAEQFARLGEVDKAAYALVFFHTALVQAVFSGFIAGQLGEGTLKDGAKHAAGMLAIAYVAFLLLSSPVASINFGAQPATDGEQVSVESISMSDGGFVAVYLDDEDRELLGRTAYLPPGTHRDVVIPLDDPPDRTELEVVAIPYLDTNDNQRFDYTGNSTDRPYPAGSYQVSVEATLTNLNATDDSTANALRGSRLAPPARAITSAGGGVPG, from the coding sequence ATGGAGCCGATCCAACTGCTGCCGCTCGGGATCGTCACGGCCCTCGTCGGGCTGGTCTCGCTCGTGTTCGTCAGCAGCGGCGTGAGCGGCTTTCTCTCGCGGGTCTCGCGGCTGGCGTTCGACCGATTCGTCGTCGACTCGGCGGAACGAAAGCGGTCGCTGGAGGCCGCACACGTCGATCAGACCTACCGGATCTACGCTACGCGGACGTATCTGTACGTGCTGGTCGCCGGACTGGTCGGCGGGACGGTCGGCGTCTATCTCGTCGCCGGAACGCTCGTCGTGTTGCCAGCTGTGGCGGCCACGCTGGCGCAACTCCCCTCTGTCATGGGCGAGGCGCTGGGCGATCCGAACCTCGTGATCGAGCTCTCGCCGCTGGCGAGAGACCTGCTGTACGCCGGCGGCGGGATCGCCGTCGGGTCGCTGGCCGCGACGCTCGCGTACGTCTTCCGCTGGCAGATTCCACAGAGCGACGCCGAGGTCCGCCGGCGCGGGATCAACGAGGCGCTCCCGCGGACGGTCGCGTTCATGTACGCCCTCTCGCGCGGCGGGACGACCTTCCCGACGGTGATGCGAACGCTGGGGAACAACGAGGAGATCTACGGCGATGCCGCCGCCGAGATCGAGGTCGGCGTCCGGCAGATGGACCTGTTCAACGTCGACGTGATCTCGGTGCTCAGGCGGATCGCGTATCGCACCCCGAGCGAGAAGTGGAAGACCTTCACGGAGAACCTCGCCAGCATCCTCCAGAGCGGCCAAAGCCTGCCGACGTTCCTGCAGTCACAGTACGAGCGCTACCAGGAGGAAGCCGAACAGCGCCAGAACGAAATCCTCGAACTACTTGCGACGATCGCCGAGGCGTACGTGACGGTGCTGGTCGCCGGGATGCTCTTTCTGGTGACGATCCTGCTGGTGTTCGGGCTGACGACGACCGACACGCTTCCGTTCATCAAGATGATCGCGTACCTGATCATCCCGCTGGCCAACGCCGGGTTCATGCTCTTTCTGATGCAGAAACTCGAACAGCTCGGGATCGCCCGCGAGAGCGGCGTCGCACAGCTCGAATCCGACGACGAAAGCACGAGGGCCCTCGAGGCGTCCAGCGCGGGCAAGCCCCGGAGCAAGGCCGTCCCCGAGACGCCGACGGCGAGCGCCGACGGCGGCGCGAACGCCGCGGTCCGGTCGAACCTCGCACAGCTGCGGCTGTACGACCGTGCGAGCCGTCTCAAGGAGATATTCGCGGCCCCGCTGCAGACGATCGTCTGGCACCCAACACACCTACTGTACGTGACCGTCCCGCTCGCGCTGCTGTGGGTCGTGTTCCGAATGCCCGACGTGCTGGCCGGATCCGGCATCAGCGTTCGCGTTCTCGACGACGTGCTCATTCAGGCCGGGCTGTTCGTGCTCGGGACCTTCGCGGTCGTCAGGGAGATCTACAAGCGCCGGATCGACCGGATCGAGGCCGCAACGCCCGAGTTGCTCGAACGGCTCGCGAGCCTCAACGAGGCCGGGATGTCCGTCGTCGAGAGCCTCGATCGCGTTCGGGACAGCGATCTCGGGGCACTGAGCGACGAGGTCGATCGGATCTGGAGCGACGTGGAGATGGGCGCGAACGTCCAGGCGGCGCTGATCCGGTTCGGACGGCGCGTCCGGACGACCTCGATCGCCCGCGTCGTGACGCTTCTGACCAACGCGATGCACGCCAGCGGCAAGATCGGTCCGGTCCTGCGGATCGCCGCCACCCAGTCACGCTCGGACCTGCGGATGCGACGCCGGCGACGCCAGCAGATGTTCACCTATCTCGTCGTCATCTACATCTCGTTTTTCGTCTTTCTCGTGATCATCATCGCCGTCCAGGAAGTGCTGATCCCGGCACTGCCCGAGTCGGTACAGACGCCCGAGGGGCCGAACCGGCTGGGGGTCAACGCCGAGCAGTTCGCCCGACTGGGCGAGGTGGACAAGGCCGCCTACGCGCTCGTGTTCTTCCACACGGCGCTGGTTCAGGCGGTGTTCTCGGGGTTCATCGCCGGCCAGCTCGGTGAGGGGACGCTCAAAGACGGCGCGAAACACGCCGCGGGAATGCTCGCCATCGCGTACGTGGCGTTCCTGCTGCTGTCGTCGCCGGTCGCGTCGATCAACTTCGGGGCCCAGCCCGCGACGGACGGCGAGCAGGTCTCCGTCGAGTCCATCTCGATGTCCGACGGCGGGTTCGTCGCCGTCTATCTGGACGACGAGGACCGCGAACTGCTCGGGCGCACGGCGTATCTCCCGCCGGGAACCCACCGCGATGTCGTCATCCCCCTCGACGATCCGCCCGACAGGACGGAACTCGAAGTCGTTGCGATCCCCTATCTGGACACCAACGACAACCAACGGTTCGACTATACCGGCAACAGCACCGACCGTCCGTACCCGGCGGGCAGCTATCAGGTGTCGGTCGAGGCGACGCTCACGAACCTGAACGCGACCGACGACAGCACGGCGAATGCGCTCCGGGGCAGTCGCCTCGCACCGCCTGCACGAGCGATCACGTCGGCGGGCGGCGGCGTCCCCGGCTAG
- a CDS encoding type II/IV secretion system ATPase subunit: protein MANSQGNGSDESDGLLSGAKARLARSVRIVTGSSVEVEAYDPDEHDPLVTFDGLAGMDEVERYWLNAPYAFVSINYDREENEHRYHVVEPTLDELERELLERLFEDIRTPLLYRDDIQDDPETALMEELEARLEAYGVVIDPEAFYRLFYYLYRQFQGYGKIDPLMHDPAIEDISCDGVDLPIFAYHEEYTDIETNVTFGRQELRNFVIQLAQRSGRHISVSDPVVSTTLPDGSRIELALGEEVTPRGSAFTIRKYAEEPFTPVDLLEFGTVDLDMLAFLWLAIESNKSLIFAGGTAAGKTTSMNAMSMFVPPRSKMLTIEDTRELSLYHDNWLSSVTRERFDEDDITMYDLLRSALRHRPEYIIVGEVRGQEAVTLFQAMNTGHTTYSTMHADSVQTVINRLENEPINVPRPMVASLDLLCVQVLTRHDDRRVRRIDTVAEIEGIDQRTGELDYSNTFAWDASDDSFRRRNSDLLEEIQEDRGWTRSELLGELDDRRAVLSYLWEEDVTDYRRFTAWVNRYYADKDAVMDDIQASDITTVE, encoded by the coding sequence ATGGCGAACTCACAAGGCAACGGGAGCGACGAGTCGGACGGGCTGTTGAGCGGCGCGAAGGCGCGACTGGCCCGTTCGGTGCGGATCGTCACGGGCTCGTCGGTCGAGGTCGAGGCGTACGACCCCGACGAGCACGACCCGCTGGTCACCTTCGACGGACTGGCCGGCATGGACGAGGTCGAACGCTACTGGCTGAACGCCCCCTACGCGTTCGTCTCGATCAACTACGACCGCGAGGAAAACGAGCACCGCTATCACGTCGTCGAGCCGACCCTTGACGAACTCGAACGGGAACTGCTCGAACGGCTGTTCGAGGACATCCGGACACCGCTGCTTTATCGTGACGACATTCAGGACGATCCCGAGACGGCACTGATGGAGGAACTCGAGGCCCGGCTGGAAGCCTACGGCGTCGTGATCGACCCAGAGGCCTTCTATCGGCTGTTCTACTACCTCTACCGGCAGTTCCAGGGCTACGGCAAGATCGATCCGCTGATGCACGATCCGGCGATCGAGGACATCTCCTGTGACGGGGTCGACCTGCCGATCTTCGCCTACCACGAGGAGTACACGGACATCGAGACCAACGTCACCTTCGGCCGCCAGGAACTCCGGAACTTCGTCATCCAGCTCGCACAGCGCTCGGGGCGACACATCTCCGTGTCCGACCCGGTCGTCTCGACGACCCTGCCTGACGGGTCGCGGATCGAACTCGCACTCGGTGAGGAGGTCACGCCGCGCGGGTCGGCGTTCACGATCCGCAAGTACGCCGAAGAGCCGTTCACGCCGGTCGATCTGCTGGAGTTCGGCACGGTCGATCTGGACATGCTCGCCTTCCTGTGGCTCGCGATCGAGTCGAACAAGTCGCTGATCTTCGCGGGCGGGACCGCAGCCGGCAAGACGACGAGCATGAACGCGATGTCGATGTTCGTCCCGCCGCGATCGAAGATGCTGACGATTGAGGACACCCGGGAACTGTCGCTGTATCACGACAACTGGCTCTCCTCGGTGACGCGAGAGCGGTTCGACGAGGACGACATCACGATGTACGACCTGCTGCGGTCGGCGCTGCGCCACCGGCCCGAGTACATCATCGTCGGCGAGGTCCGCGGTCAGGAGGCAGTCACGCTCTTTCAGGCGATGAACACCGGCCATACGACCTACTCGACGATGCACGCCGACTCGGTCCAGACGGTGATCAACCGGCTCGAAAACGAGCCGATCAACGTGCCCCGCCCGATGGTCGCCAGTCTCGACCTGCTCTGTGTGCAGGTGCTGACTCGCCACGACGACAGGCGCGTGCGCCGGATCGACACCGTCGCCGAGATCGAGGGCATCGACCAGCGGACCGGCGAGCTCGACTACTCGAACACGTTCGCCTGGGACGCCAGCGACGACAGCTTCCGGCGACGCAACTCCGACCTGCTCGAGGAGATTCAGGAGGACCGTGGCTGGACCCGCTCGGAGCTGCTTGGCGAACTCGACGACCGCCGCGCTGTGCTCTCGTATCTCTGGGAAGAGGACGTGACCGACTACCGGCGTTTCACTGCGTGGGTCAACCGCTACTACGCCGACAAGGACGCTGTCATGGACGACATACAGGCAAGCGACATCACGACGGTCGAGTGA
- a CDS encoding DUF7549 family protein, whose protein sequence is MAWVRSEYAGEFAVLSAWLAMVLPWNVVYYPNAPLDSTVVFVRFSVIELQIRFPVVLAVGEQLVTAANALAAQYPGTQLVSGLFVASPIGSIGHYDGAMRLGSIAWAIGALVLVGAFAFSLAFYLREEAVTERSPVDPARVIGWALAAATVATAIASALYFLEQDLAGVPVPIGTLIMGALAAAVLRAEHR, encoded by the coding sequence ATGGCCTGGGTCCGATCGGAATACGCCGGCGAGTTCGCCGTCCTCTCGGCGTGGCTGGCGATGGTACTGCCCTGGAACGTGGTCTACTATCCGAACGCGCCGCTGGACAGTACCGTCGTGTTCGTCCGGTTTTCGGTCATCGAGTTGCAGATCCGGTTCCCGGTCGTGCTCGCGGTCGGCGAACAGCTCGTCACCGCGGCCAACGCCCTGGCGGCACAGTATCCCGGCACGCAACTCGTGTCCGGGCTGTTCGTGGCCTCGCCGATCGGGTCGATCGGCCACTACGACGGGGCCATGCGACTGGGGAGTATCGCGTGGGCGATCGGCGCGCTCGTGCTGGTCGGGGCGTTCGCGTTCAGTCTCGCGTTCTATCTCCGCGAGGAGGCAGTGACCGAGCGCAGCCCCGTCGATCCGGCCCGCGTGATCGGCTGGGCGCTGGCCGCCGCGACCGTCGCAACCGCAATCGCGTCGGCCCTCTATTTCCTCGAGCAGGACCTCGCCGGCGTGCCGGTCCCGATCGGAACCCTCATCATGGGCGCGCTGGCGGCTGCAGTGCTTCGCGCCGAGCATCGGTGA
- a CDS encoding DUF5793 family protein, which produces MRREEFTTNVDTDDRIPRLTARFEGTPEVLRNRLAEHGQAPDASDLDVSYRHTSADEPGVLAVSHRLTGEFAFEAPLEPSALRSLVAATSRRDEGDRNYCLRVEPGDGDPVEFEKATLLVYDADGNLDREHSLIPGGVEL; this is translated from the coding sequence ATGCGGCGAGAAGAGTTCACGACGAACGTCGACACCGACGACCGAATCCCCCGGCTGACCGCCCGCTTCGAGGGTACGCCCGAGGTTCTCCGGAATCGATTAGCCGAGCACGGCCAGGCCCCGGACGCCTCCGACCTCGACGTCTCGTATCGGCACACGTCCGCGGACGAACCCGGTGTACTCGCCGTGTCACACCGGCTCACCGGTGAGTTCGCCTTCGAGGCTCCGCTGGAGCCGTCGGCGCTTCGCTCGCTCGTCGCCGCAACGAGCCGCCGCGATGAGGGCGATCGAAACTACTGTCTTCGGGTCGAGCCGGGCGACGGCGATCCCGTCGAGTTCGAGAAGGCGACGCTTCTGGTCTACGACGCAGACGGGAACCTCGACCGCGAGCACAGCCTCATTCCCGGCGGCGTCGAGCTGTAG
- a CDS encoding NAD-dependent deacylase: MSGIDSIEAATESLAAAIADAETVVALTGAGVSTASGIPSFRGDGGIWEQFDQRDFHYRRFEADPEGFWRDRLDLREAFYGGGETEPNAAHRALADLERGGHLDAVVTQNVDGLHRAAGSETVVELHGTNREVECVECGHRLPVEAAFDRAAEGELPPRCEGCGGVLKPAVVLFGESMPDGPTIRAHELAGRSDLFLAIGSSLQVQPAAGLPARAQRSGATLAVVNLEATPVSDRAEYDLRADVTEALPALVEAVG, from the coding sequence ATGAGCGGCATCGATTCGATCGAAGCGGCTACCGAATCGCTGGCGGCTGCCATCGCCGACGCGGAAACAGTCGTCGCGCTGACCGGTGCAGGCGTCTCGACCGCCTCGGGCATCCCCTCGTTTCGCGGCGACGGCGGGATCTGGGAACAGTTCGATCAGCGTGACTTCCACTACCGACGATTCGAGGCCGATCCGGAGGGGTTCTGGCGCGACCGGCTCGACCTCCGGGAGGCCTTCTACGGGGGCGGCGAAACCGAGCCGAACGCCGCTCATCGGGCGCTGGCCGACCTGGAGCGGGGCGGCCATCTCGACGCCGTCGTCACTCAGAACGTCGACGGATTGCATCGGGCCGCCGGCTCCGAGACCGTGGTCGAACTCCACGGGACGAACCGCGAGGTCGAATGCGTCGAGTGCGGCCACAGACTCCCGGTCGAAGCGGCGTTCGACCGGGCCGCCGAGGGCGAACTGCCGCCCCGATGTGAGGGGTGTGGCGGCGTGCTGAAGCCGGCGGTCGTGCTGTTCGGCGAATCGATGCCCGACGGGCCGACGATCCGGGCCCACGAACTGGCCGGGCGAAGCGACCTCTTTCTGGCGATCGGGTCGTCGCTGCAGGTCCAGCCCGCGGCCGGGTTGCCCGCACGCGCCCAGCGGTCAGGTGCGACGCTCGCGGTCGTCAACCTCGAAGCGACGCCGGTCAGCGACCGGGCCGAGTACGACCTCCGGGCGGACGTGACGGAGGCGTTGCCGGCGCTGGTCGAGGCGGTCGGGTGA
- a CDS encoding DUF7437 domain-containing protein produces the protein MSRTSNRDDGDVVRDFLSIADLLEEPQLAQLYGYLAREGDATVRDIIDALGFPQGTAYTYVNRLVDAGVLEVTRDEQPRRYAACEIDLTVTADDGARTYTITPALVDAVGRRETDDDIDTYIDRHGIAGLATALTYAVARERGDVTHRLMAKDLDISPLAAEMILQALRPIVHAHDEIKVSGASIDDLDFDDTDAADSV, from the coding sequence ATGTCACGTACTTCGAACCGGGACGACGGCGACGTCGTCCGGGACTTCCTCTCAATCGCGGACCTGCTTGAGGAGCCACAGCTGGCACAATTATACGGATATCTCGCTCGCGAAGGGGACGCAACTGTCCGGGATATCATCGATGCCCTCGGATTCCCCCAGGGGACCGCCTACACCTACGTCAATCGGCTCGTCGATGCCGGCGTTCTCGAAGTCACTCGCGACGAGCAGCCTCGCCGCTACGCCGCCTGCGAAATCGATCTAACGGTCACGGCGGACGACGGGGCGCGTACGTACACTATCACGCCGGCATTGGTCGACGCCGTCGGACGGCGCGAAACCGACGACGACATCGACACATACATCGACCGCCACGGGATCGCTGGTCTCGCGACAGCGCTCACCTACGCGGTCGCACGCGAGCGAGGCGACGTGACCCACCGGCTGATGGCGAAGGATCTCGACATCTCGCCGCTGGCCGCCGAGATGATTCTTCAGGCCCTTCGTCCCATCGTTCACGCACACGACGAGATCAAGGTGTCTGGTGCGTCGATCGACGATTTGGATTTCGACGACACTGATGCGGCCGACAGCGTATGA